A genomic window from Macaca thibetana thibetana isolate TM-01 chromosome 16, ASM2454274v1, whole genome shotgun sequence includes:
- the GGA3 gene encoding ADP-ribosylation factor-binding protein GGA3 isoform X1: MAEAEGESLESWLNKATNPSNRQEDWEYIIGFCDQINKELEGPQIAVRLLAHKIQSPQEWEALQALTVLEACMKNCGRRFHNEVGKFRFLNELIKVVSPKYLGDRVSEKVKTKVIELLYSWTMALPEEAKIKDAYHMLKRQGIVQSDPPIPVDRTLIPSPPPRPKNPVFDDEEKSKLLAKLLKSKNPDDLQEANKLIKSMVKEDEARIQKVTKRLHTLEEVNNNVRLLNEMLLHYSQEDSSDGDRELMKELFDRCENKRRTLFKLASETEDNDNSLGDILQASDNLSRVINSYKTIIEGQVINGEVATLTLPDSEGNSQCSNQGTLIDLAELDTTNSLSSVLAPAPTPPSSGIPILPPPPQASGPPRSRSSSQAEATPGPNSTSSALSLLDEELLCLGLADPAPNVPPKESAGNSQWHLLQREQSDLDFFSPRPGTTACGASDAPLLQPSAPSSSSSQAPLPSPFPAPVVPASVPAPSAGSFLFSTGVAPALAPKVEPAVPGHHGLALGDSVLHHLDALDQLLEEAKVTSGLVKPATSPLISTTTPARPLLPFCTAPGSPLFQPLSFQSQGSPLKGPELSLASIHVPLESIKPSSALPITAYDKNGFRILFHFAKECPPGRPDVLVVVVSMLNTAPLPVKSIVLQAAVPKSMKVKLQPPSGTELSPFSPIQPPAAITQVMLLANPLKEKVRLRYKLTFALGEQLSTELGEVDQFPPVEQWGNL; this comes from the exons ATAAAGCCACCAATCCTTCCAACCGCCAGGAGGACTGGGAATACATAATTGGCTTCTGCGATCAGATCAACAAGGAGCTCGAAGG GCCACAGATCGCCGTCCGACTGCTGGCCCACAAGATCCAGTCCCCGCAGGAATGGGAGGCACTCCAGGCCCTGACA GTGCTGGAGGCGTGCATGAAGAACTGTGGGAGGAGATTTCATAACGAAGTGGGGAAGTTCCGCTTTTTGAATGAGTTAATCAAAGTCGTCTCTCCAAAG TACCTGGGGGACAGGGTGTCTGAGAAAGTGAAGACCAAGGTTATTGAGCTGCTATACAGCTGGACCATGGCCCTGCCAGAAGAAGCAAAGATCAAAGACGCCTACCACATGCTGAAGAGACAGG GCATAGTGCAGTCTGATCCACCAATTCCTGTGGACAGGACGCTGATCCCCTCTCCACCACCTCGTCCCAAAAACCCTGTTTTTGATGATGAGGAGAAGTCTAAG CTTTTAGCCAAGCTGCTGAAAAGCAAGAACCCAGATGACCTGCAAGAGGCCAACAAGCTCATCAAGTCCATGGTGAAGGAA GATGAGGCACGGATCCAGAAGGTGACCAAGCGTCTGCACACGTTAGAGGAAGTTAACAACAATGTGAGACTGCTCAATGAGATGCTGCTTCATTACAGCCAGGAGGACTCTTCGGACGGGGACAGAGAGCTGATGAAG GAGCTGTTTGATCGGTGTGAGAACAAGAGGCGGACTTTATTTAAACTCGCCAGTGAGACTGAGGACAATGATAACAGTTTGG GGGACATCCTGCAGGCCAGTGACAACCTCTCCCGGGTCATCAACTCTTACAAAACAATTATTGAAGGGCAGGTCATCAATGGCGAGGTGGCCACCTTAACCCTGCCTGACTCAGAAG GAAACAGTCAGTGCAGTAACCAAGGCACGCTCATCGACCTTGCCGAGCTGGACACGACAAACAGTTTGTCCTCCGTGTTGGCCCCAGCACCCACTCCACCCTCCTCGGGCATCCCGATCCTCCCTCCACCACCCCAGGCTTCAGGACCTCCACGTAGCCGCTCCTCTAGCCAGGCCGAGGCCACCCCGGGGCCCAACAGCACAAGCAGCGCCCTCTCCTTGCTGGATGAGGAGCTGCTCTGCTTGG GCCTCGCCGACCCAGCCCCTAATGTCCCTCCCAAAGAGTCAGCTGGGAACAGCCAGTGGCACCTACTCCAG AGGGAACAGTCCGACCTGGACTTCTTCAGCCCCAGGCCGGGGACCACTGCCTGTGGCGCCTCCGACGCTCCTCTTCTCCAGCCTTCGGCCCCCTCCTCAAGCAGCTCGCAAGCTCCACTGCCGTCTCCCTTCCcagctcctgtggtcccagccagtGTTCCTGCCCCCAGTGCGGGCTCCTTCTTATTTTCTACTGGAGTGGCCCCAGCTTTGGCCCCAAAAGTTGAGCCTGCAGTCCCTGGGCACCATGGCTTGGCATTGGGTGACAGCGTGTTGCACCACCTGGATGCCCTCGATCAGCTTCTAGAAGAGGCCAAAGT GACCTCAGGCTTGGTGAAACCTGCCACCTCCCCTCTCATCTCCACCACCACCCCAGCCAGGCCTCTCCTGCCCTTCTGCACGGCACCTGGCAGCCCACTCTTCCAGCCGCTGAGTTTCCAGTCCCAGGGCAGCCCCCTGAAGGGGCCTGAGCTCTCCCTGGCCAGCATCCACGTGCCCCTGGAATCGATCAAGCCTA GCAGtgcccttcccatcacagcctATGATAAAAACGGCTTCCGCATCCTCTTCCACTTTGCCAAGGAGTGTCCCCCAGGACGACCTGACgtactggtggtggtggtgtccATGCTGAACACAGCACCCTTGCCTGTCAAGAGCATCGTGCTGCAGGCTGCAGTGCCCAAG TCAATGAAAGTGAAGTTGCAGCCACCCTCCGGGACAGAACTCTCTCCATTCAGCCCCATCCAGCCACCGGCAGCCATCACCCAGGTCATGTTGCTGGCCAATCCACTGAAG GAGAAGGTGCGGCTTCGCTATAAGCTGACCTTCGCCCTGGGGGAGCAGCTGAGCACAGAGCTGGGCGAGGTGGACCAGTTCCCTCCTGTGGAGCAATGGGGGAACCTATGA
- the GGA3 gene encoding ADP-ribosylation factor-binding protein GGA3 isoform X2: protein MAEAEGESLESWLNKATNPSNRQEDWEYIIGFCDQINKELEGPQIAVRLLAHKIQSPQEWEALQALTVLEACMKNCGRRFHNEVGKFRFLNELIKVVSPKYLGDRVSEKVKTKVIELLYSWTMALPEEAKIKDAYHMLKRQGIVQSDPPIPVDRTLIPSPPPRPKNPVFDDEEKSKLLAKLLKSKNPDDLQEANKLIKSMVKEDEARIQKVTKRLHTLEEVNNNVRLLNEMLLHYSQEDSSDGDRELMKELFDRCENKRRTLFKLASETEDNDNSLGDILQASDNLSRVINSYKTIIEGQVINGEVATLTLPDSEGNSQCSNQGTLIDLAELDTTNSLSSVLAPAPTPPSSGIPILPPPPQASGPPRSRSSSQAEATPGPNSTSSALSLLDEELLCLGLADPAPNVPPKESAGNSQWHLLQREQSDLDFFSPRPGTTACGASDAPLLQPSAPSSSSSQAPLPSPFPAPVVPASVPAPSAGSFLFSTGVAPALAPKVEPAVPGHHGLALGDSVLHHLDALDQLLEEAKVTSGLVKPATSPLISTTTPARPLLPFCTAPGSPLFQPLSFQSQGSPLKGPELSLASIHVPLESIKPSSALPITAYDKNGFRILFHFAKECPPGRPDVLVVVVSMLNTAPLPVKSIVLQAAVPKSMKVKLQPPSGTELSPFSPIQPPAAITQVMLLANPLKPAGSQPGENSPSSSGTRMLKSTRHSLHPWEPSYLG, encoded by the exons ATAAAGCCACCAATCCTTCCAACCGCCAGGAGGACTGGGAATACATAATTGGCTTCTGCGATCAGATCAACAAGGAGCTCGAAGG GCCACAGATCGCCGTCCGACTGCTGGCCCACAAGATCCAGTCCCCGCAGGAATGGGAGGCACTCCAGGCCCTGACA GTGCTGGAGGCGTGCATGAAGAACTGTGGGAGGAGATTTCATAACGAAGTGGGGAAGTTCCGCTTTTTGAATGAGTTAATCAAAGTCGTCTCTCCAAAG TACCTGGGGGACAGGGTGTCTGAGAAAGTGAAGACCAAGGTTATTGAGCTGCTATACAGCTGGACCATGGCCCTGCCAGAAGAAGCAAAGATCAAAGACGCCTACCACATGCTGAAGAGACAGG GCATAGTGCAGTCTGATCCACCAATTCCTGTGGACAGGACGCTGATCCCCTCTCCACCACCTCGTCCCAAAAACCCTGTTTTTGATGATGAGGAGAAGTCTAAG CTTTTAGCCAAGCTGCTGAAAAGCAAGAACCCAGATGACCTGCAAGAGGCCAACAAGCTCATCAAGTCCATGGTGAAGGAA GATGAGGCACGGATCCAGAAGGTGACCAAGCGTCTGCACACGTTAGAGGAAGTTAACAACAATGTGAGACTGCTCAATGAGATGCTGCTTCATTACAGCCAGGAGGACTCTTCGGACGGGGACAGAGAGCTGATGAAG GAGCTGTTTGATCGGTGTGAGAACAAGAGGCGGACTTTATTTAAACTCGCCAGTGAGACTGAGGACAATGATAACAGTTTGG GGGACATCCTGCAGGCCAGTGACAACCTCTCCCGGGTCATCAACTCTTACAAAACAATTATTGAAGGGCAGGTCATCAATGGCGAGGTGGCCACCTTAACCCTGCCTGACTCAGAAG GAAACAGTCAGTGCAGTAACCAAGGCACGCTCATCGACCTTGCCGAGCTGGACACGACAAACAGTTTGTCCTCCGTGTTGGCCCCAGCACCCACTCCACCCTCCTCGGGCATCCCGATCCTCCCTCCACCACCCCAGGCTTCAGGACCTCCACGTAGCCGCTCCTCTAGCCAGGCCGAGGCCACCCCGGGGCCCAACAGCACAAGCAGCGCCCTCTCCTTGCTGGATGAGGAGCTGCTCTGCTTGG GCCTCGCCGACCCAGCCCCTAATGTCCCTCCCAAAGAGTCAGCTGGGAACAGCCAGTGGCACCTACTCCAG AGGGAACAGTCCGACCTGGACTTCTTCAGCCCCAGGCCGGGGACCACTGCCTGTGGCGCCTCCGACGCTCCTCTTCTCCAGCCTTCGGCCCCCTCCTCAAGCAGCTCGCAAGCTCCACTGCCGTCTCCCTTCCcagctcctgtggtcccagccagtGTTCCTGCCCCCAGTGCGGGCTCCTTCTTATTTTCTACTGGAGTGGCCCCAGCTTTGGCCCCAAAAGTTGAGCCTGCAGTCCCTGGGCACCATGGCTTGGCATTGGGTGACAGCGTGTTGCACCACCTGGATGCCCTCGATCAGCTTCTAGAAGAGGCCAAAGT GACCTCAGGCTTGGTGAAACCTGCCACCTCCCCTCTCATCTCCACCACCACCCCAGCCAGGCCTCTCCTGCCCTTCTGCACGGCACCTGGCAGCCCACTCTTCCAGCCGCTGAGTTTCCAGTCCCAGGGCAGCCCCCTGAAGGGGCCTGAGCTCTCCCTGGCCAGCATCCACGTGCCCCTGGAATCGATCAAGCCTA GCAGtgcccttcccatcacagcctATGATAAAAACGGCTTCCGCATCCTCTTCCACTTTGCCAAGGAGTGTCCCCCAGGACGACCTGACgtactggtggtggtggtgtccATGCTGAACACAGCACCCTTGCCTGTCAAGAGCATCGTGCTGCAGGCTGCAGTGCCCAAG TCAATGAAAGTGAAGTTGCAGCCACCCTCCGGGACAGAACTCTCTCCATTCAGCCCCATCCAGCCACCGGCAGCCATCACCCAGGTCATGTTGCTGGCCAATCCACTGAAG